A stretch of the Enoplosus armatus isolate fEnoArm2 chromosome 13, fEnoArm2.hap1, whole genome shotgun sequence genome encodes the following:
- the vps37d gene encoding vacuolar protein sorting-associated protein 37D has product MSNLKESNTCPDGYRALSTSELRELLQNDDKMDQILRLNEKFQDLQVDREMLLTSNRSLAEESLARRPRLCNGKLQLAEKYRELSNLATICWEKQSQLEAHVQKHSLQTTQNLLQEEVARAEEHSEELLEKFMEGNVSLDEFLDSFQSSRKTYHIRRAQAEKMQEVAQSKRQLGKTKRAEEGKVPEVKKDSEQPQEPQRPNGFVAQGPLRVFQVRYGLTPAILLPHYPVSPPASAPCYPSSTPPPETQPGQTHILSPSTPLPGHGQPVGLRVIGQLPGGWPANGRPVRVQQLYRPNPQQPEPPYR; this is encoded by the exons ATGTCCAACTTGAAGGAGTCCAACACTTGTCCTGACGGCTACAGGGCTTTAAGCACAAGTGAGCTGAGGGAGCTTTTACAAAACGACGACAAAATGGATCAAATCCTTCGACTCAATGAGAAG tttcAGGATCTTCAAGTGGACAGGGAGATGCTGCTGACCTCCAATCGGAGCTTGGCCGAGGAGAGCCTCGCCCGACGACCCCGCCTTTGTAACGGCAAACTCCAACTGGCGGAGAAATACCGGGAACTGTCCAACCTGGCAACCATATGCTGGGAAAAACAGAGTCAGCTTG AGGCTCATGTCCAGAAGCACAGTCTGCAGACGACGCAGAACCTCCTGCAGGAAGAGGTGGCACGTGCTGAGGAGCATTCAGAG gagctgctggagaagttCATGGAGGGGAACGTAAGCCTGGATGAGTTCCTGGACTCCTTCCAAAGTTCCAGGAAGACGTATCATATCCGCCGGGCTCAAGCGGAGAAGATGCAGGAGGTCGCCCAGTCCAAGCGGCAGCTGGGCAAAACCAAGAGAGCGGAGGAGGGCAAAGTCCCGGAGGTGAAGAAGGACTCGGAGCAGCCTCAGGAGCCTCAGAGGCCCAACGGCTTCGTAGCACAGGGACCTCTTAGAGTGTTCCAGGTACGCTACGGCCTCACACCAGccatcctcctccctcattACCCCGTTTCTCCCCCTGCCTCAGCTCCGTGCTATCCAAGTAGTACCCCACCACCTGAAACCCAACCGGGACAGACCCACATCCTCAGCCCCAGTACCCCGCTTCCAGGACACGGCCAGCCGGTCGGCCTCAGGGTCATCGGACAGTTACCTGGTGGCTGGCCGGCTAACGGGCGGCCGGTGAGAGTGCAGCAGCTTTACAGGCCGAACCCTCAACAGCCTGAACCGCCGTACCGATAA